From the genome of Deferribacteraceae bacterium V6Fe1:
TATAAATTTCAGTTTTTCTATATCTTCATCGGAGTACAGTCTCGTATTTCCTTCGCTTCTTGAAGGTTTCAAAAGCTCTAACCTTTCATATTGTCGCAAGGTCTGAGGGTGGATTTCAAACATTTCAGATACAATACTTATCATGTAAAGCGGTTTCTTCTTCATATATCACCTCAGAGTTATAGTTGACCTTTTGATAAAATATTTTTTCTGTCTGCGACATTGTATCGGTTTTTCATACTTTTTAGGGACTGTCTGTCCTGTTCGATAGCAATTTGCGGAATTTTAACTGTTATATTTACATAAAGGTCTCCCTTAATATCACTATTTATTTTGGGCACACCTTTTCCGCGAATTCTCAGTTGCTGGTTTGGCTGAGTCCCGGAAGGGATATTTATATTAACCGCTCCATAAGGTGTAGGAACTGTAATTTTCTCTCCAAGTGCCGCTTCAAACATATCGACTTCAACATCTATGTAAAGGTTATTCCCCTGTCTCTTATAGAAATTATGTGGTGTTACGTTTGTAACAATATAAAGGTCTCCAGATTTGCCGCCGTTTAGCCCTTCATTCCCTTTGTTTGCAATCCTGATTTTGGAGTTATTGTCTACCCCAGCAGGTATTTTAATTTTGAGTTTTTCGGTAACGCTTTTAAAGCCTGAGCCGTGACATTCCGAGCACACTGAAGTAAATGCCTCACCACTGCCTCCACAAGATTTACATGTGGACATCATACTTATAAAGCCTGACTTTTGCCCTGATACCCCTGTCCCTTGGCAACTTGGGCAGATAGTTTTGTTACCACCTTTTCCAAAGCATTTTTTACATACGACTTTTCTGTTTACGCTAATTTCATATGTATTTCCAAATATAACATCTCTAAACGGAATGTTGATAGTGTAGTAGATGTCTTCACCTTTTAAGGTGGCTGAGGAGGAAGTCCGCTTCCCCCTTCTGCCGCCACCAAAAATTTCATCAAATATATCTCCGAAAATATCAAATCCGTGTGACTTGAAGTTTCTAAGGTCTTCAAAATTCATGTTTGAAAAGTCATAACCTTGACCGCCAGAGGTAAAAGCATCATGGCCGAGAGTATCGTATTGCTTCCTTTTCTCCGGATCTGACAAAACAGCATATGCTTCAGATACAATCTTAAACTTCTCTTCAGCTTCCTTATTGTTAGGGTTTATGTCAGGATGATATTTTCTTGCAAGTTTTCTGTAAGCTTTTTTTATTTCATCCTGCGAAGCATTTTTATCAACACCGAGTATTTCGTAATAGTTCTGTTTTGTCATAGATCACCACTTCCTTTTCAATATTAGTCCTCTTTTTCGACCTTTATAACTTTTGGTTTAATTTCATCTTTTTTGCCAATTTCGATTTTTAATATACCTTCTTTTAAGCTTGCTTTGACTTTATTTTGGTCTACGGTGTTTGGTAAGGAGAATGATCTAGCAAATTTACCAAAATTTCTTTCAAGCCTGTAAAAGTTTTCGTTGTTTTTTTCATAAGGGAGTTTTTTCTCGCCCCTTACAGTTAATACTCCGTCTGTAATTTGAAGATCGATGTCACTTTCAGATACACCTGGTATCTCCATTATGATAGTTATGCCGTCCTCTTTTTCAAAAATATCAACCGGTGGATACCAGTCTCCGTATTGAGATTTTCTGTCCTGCTGAACGGTTTCATCGAAAATTTTGTTAATACGCTCCTGAAGAGACATAATGTCCTTGAAAGGGTCCCATCTTACTATTGCCATATTATACCTCCTGTGATTTTATTTTAACTGTATAATAATATTTGAGTCTATTCTTGTCAAGTTTTTTTATTTGTTCAATATAAGATTATATTTTTGAACGTTTTAACAATTTAAAAATCCTTTATTTGTAAATGAATTTAGGATAAAATATAACCTTATGGAAAATAGAAGAATTATTATTTTTGTTATTGTATCAGCGATAATACATTTTTTGGTTTTCAAATACACGGTTTTTGAAAAACCTGAAAAGCCAAAGGAAAAACTAACTTATGTTGATATAATTGATAAAAAACCCGAAGTAAAACCTGAAAAACCAGCAGAGAAACCAAATATCCTCAGTGATAGAGATATGCACCTAAATAAAAAAACTGAAAATTTAAACGAAAAGCCTCCCGTAGAGGAGAAAAAAATTATAAGACCTTTGATAGTTCAAAAGGAAAAACCTGTTATTATGGATAAAAAGCCCGAAGAAAAGAAACTGACAGAAAAAAAGGTTTTACAAGAGGATAATGTAAAGGAAAAAATTGTTGAGCCAAATAAAAGTAATATTGAAATTATTGAAGAGAAACAAAAAAGTGTTGAACAAAATGAGCCTAATATCCTTGATAATAAAACCCTTGCCAAAAATATTCTAAACCCTTCCGAAATTATAAATGATATCGCAAATTACAGCTTGGGCTCCTCAAAAGAGGGGGAAGACACCGTAAATTTTAATTCAATGAAGTTCAAATATGCCTCATATTTTTACAAGTTTAAAAAAAACCTTTATAATGTTTGGACTTATCCTTCTCAATCTATACTAAAAGGTGAAGAGGGAACGGTGCGTATAAAATTTTCCATTTTAAAAGACGGGACTATTACAAATATTCAGGTAGTAAGCAGCAGTGGTTATCCCGACCTGGATAAGGCTGCCGTAAATGCACTTAATACAATGGGGAAAGTGCCACTGAGCGACTCATTTTCTTTGAAGGTTTTGAATGTGGACGGATATTTTAATTATCAACTTGGATTTAGAGGGATTTATTAATGATCGGATTCAATATTATTGAAACGACTGCGGATATAGGTATTGAGGCAAGTGGAACAGATGAAATGGAATTAGTTGAAAATTCTTTGAAAGGGCTTTATTTTATCTGCTTTGATAAGCTTCCGAATATATTGGAATCAGTTGAAAAAGTTAAGCAGGCTTTTGAGTCCCTGGATGAATTGGTTTTTAGTTTGCTGGAGGAGAGTATATTTGCTCTTTTTACTAAAAAGCTTTTGATACAAGTAATTTCCATTTCAAAGATTAATAATTTGTATGAAGTAATTTATGAAAAAGTTAAAACTGATGAGGAGATACAAACGGAAATTAAGGCAGTTACCAAACATTGCTACAAAGTTGAACGTGTTGACAGTATTTACAAGGTAATGGTTATTTTTGATATATGAAACCATATAAGGCGATTGTAGGTGCATTGTTAAAATTTGAGAAAATCCACAATTTCTTAAGCAGTGACTGTATAGTCGCATTTTCGGGCGGACTTGACAGCAGAGTCTTGTTTGATGTGATTACAAAATTCAAAAGGGATAATAATATATATTCAAGGACAATTGCTTGTCATATTCCAGTTTATGCAGAAGGGGTAAGTGGTCTGAATTTAGATGAAGTTTATGAAGGTAATATTTCCGAAGATGTCAATTTTCCTATTTCTTGCAGTTTCTGCAGCAGAATAAGAAAAAGGGCACTTTTGGAGTTTGCAAAGGAAAAGGGGATATATAATATATTGCTTGGTCACAATAAAAATGATTTTGTCGAAAATTTTTTATACAATCAAATTTATCATAAAAGGCTTGAAAGTATGCCGTTAAAGAGAGTCTATTTTGAAAAGTATAATTTTCTAAGACCTTTTGCTTTTTGCAGCAGAAAAAATATAGAAATATATGCAAAAGAGAATAATTTGGTTGATATAGAAAATAAATGTAGTGCCAGCAGTAGGTTGAGAAAAGAGTTTAGAGAAATTATTGACAAAATAAATAAAGATTATAATCTCTACAATAATGTTATGGATTTGATAGAAAAAAATAAATTTTATGGAGAGGTAAATGAATAAAGATTGGACATTAAAATGGATGGCTTGGGAGATTACGGCTAAGTGTAACTTAAATTGTGTGCATTGTCGCTCTTCCTCGGATATTCACTCAGCCGAAGGTAAGTTTACATTAGATAAATGCAAGGCACTATTAGACGATATTGCCACATTTGCTTCACCTGTTATAGTGCTATCCGGCGGTGAGCCTTTAATGAGAAAAGATGTTTTTGATATAGCTAAATATGGTACGGATAAAGGTTTTAGAATGTGTATGGCTACAAACGGTGTATTGGTAGATGATGAAGTTTGTAAAAAAATCAAAAGCAGCGGGATAAAAATAGTCTCTTTGAGCCTTGATGGGTCTACCCCTGAAATACATGACGATTTTAGAGGTCAAAAGGGTGCATTTGAAGGGGTAATGAGAGCAGCTGACTATTTTAATAAGCACGGTATTAAATTTATCATAAATTCTTCTTTCACCAAGAGAAATCAGGAAGATATACCAAATGTATACAAATTAGCCAAAAAGCTTGGAGCTACAGCTTGGTATATGTTTTTGATTGTACCAACAGGCCGTGGCGAGGATATAATGAAAGAACTCGTCAGTAAAGAAGATTACGAAGAGATTTTAAATTGGCATTATGAGATGGAAAAGGGTGAAGAGGAGATTCTTGTTAGACCTACATGTGCACCTCAGTATTATAGAATATGGCATGAAAGAAGCAAAGAGGATGGCACAGATAAGACAAGACGAAGTTTAACATTTTCAACCGGTGGCGGCAAAGGCTGTATCGCTGCTCAGTCAATTTGTTTTGTAAACTCTGAGGGGGATGTTTTACCTTGCTCTTATTTCCCTATGGCAGCCGGAAATATTTTTAAACAAAGTCTCAAAGATATATGGGAAAACTCAAAACTTTTCAAAGATTTGAGAAGCTTTAAAGATTATGAAGGAAAATGCGGTGTTTGCAAGCATCTTGGGGTTTGCGGTGGCTGCAGGGCGAGAGCGTATGCCGTTACAGGCTCGTATATGGCTGAAGAGCCGTTTTGCGACTATGTGCCTTCAAATTATAAGTGTTGTTAGATAAGGTTAAAGCTTATCACTGCAAAATAGCTTGAAATCCCGACAATAATCCATAGGACTATGCCAAAGAGTATTGGCTTTAGTCCTACTTTTTTTAGCGTGTCTTTCGTTATCCCTGTGCCTATCAAAAATAGTGTAATGACAAGTAGTTGCTTTGAAGAGATATATAATAAATCCCAAAATGTTTTTAAAGAATGAAAATATGAGTTTACAAAAGCAGCCAAAATAAAAAATAGGATAAAGTATGGAAGGTTTACTTTTCCACCTTTTCTGTTTTTAAGACTAAAAAATATAACGAAAGGCGCTATCCATAAAGCCCTGCTTAACTTTACCGTTGTGCCTACCATCAATGCTTCATTTCCATAGACAGATGTTGCTCCGACTACACTGCTTGTGTCGTGAATCGCAAGAGCTGCCCAGGCTCCGAAGGCATGCTGACTCATCCCTAAAATATGACCGATTGGCGGAAATAATATAAGTCCGAGAGCATTTAGGCTAAAAACAACTCCAAGGGAGATTGCTATCTCTTTTTCATTGGCATCAATTACGGGGCTTAATGCGGCAATGGCACTCCCTCCGCATATAGCTGTACCAAAACTTATTAATTTATTGGAGTTAGGTTCTATTTTCATATACTTACCGATTATGAATCCCACGGATATTACAAAAATAATCCCCACAAATGTGAATAAAATGGAATTTTTTCCTACCTCGATTACTTTGTAAAGTGGGACTCCAAATCCAAGTCCTACTACGGCAAGTTTTAAAAGCTGTTTACTCGCTTTGGCAGATTCTTTGGGGTAGGGATTTTGGAAAATCAAGCCTAATAATATACCCATTAAAAGTGCATGGTGAGATTTAACAAACGGAGTGGCTGATGCAATAAGCATTACAAAGAACAGTATCTTTTTCATATTAATCTACTACAAATTATCCAAACTAATATTGTAAGGGTTTCTTATAATATTGAAAGGTGTTGTTGTCAAATCAATAATTGTTGAAGGCTTGTCATTGTTATCATTTTTGACAAGAACATATTTTACCTTATCCGCAAAAGTATTGATAATATATTTTATAGACGGTTTGTAAGGTTGCCTCGAAAGGTTGGCACTTGTAGCGGTAACAGGTTTGTTAAAATGTGCAATCATTTCATAAATTGGTAAATCTCTTACCATTCTGACAGCAATTTTTGACTCCAAAACGCAATATTTATAGTTAAGTTTAGTCTTAAGTAAAAATGTAAATCTTCCAGGCCAATATTTTTCTAATATGGATTTTTGTAAATCGGTAATAGATACTTTTAACATTTCAAGTTGCGAAAAATCTGAAATCAAAATTGGGAAAGGCTTGGTGGTATCTCTCTCTTTTAGCTCAAAAATTTTATTATTTGCCTTTTCATCATCAAAAAATGCACCTATGCCGTAAATTGTATCCGTAGGAAAAATAACAGGCTCATTTTTTAGATGAGCCTGAAAAAAGACATTGATAAAGTTATTTTTGTTAGAGTTGAGAATAAGCAATTGTTATTTTTTCCTCTCTTTTAATATTTCCTGCACTGCCTCGTTATCCTTATAAACCTTGTCTTTTATCGACTGTCTGTATTTTTTTAATCTTTCATTTATGTGCTGATATTTGACAGCCAGTATCTGGCAGGCAAAAATACCTGCATTTCTAGCCCCCGCATTACCAATTGCCATAGTAGCTACAGGTATTCCACCGGGCATTTGCACCATTGATAAAAGTGCATCAAATCCTGCAAGGGATGTGGCAGCAACAGGGACGGCAATAATAGGAAGATTTGATTCGCTTGCAACTACGCCAGCCAAATGTGCAGCAGCACCTGCAATTGCAATAATTGCTTCGATTCCGTTTGCCTCTGCATTTCTTGCCCATTCGGATGTCCTTTCAGGCGTCCTGTGGGCACTTGAAACTATTACTTCGTATTCAACTTCAAATTCCTCTAATACAGCAATTACATTTTCTGCTATTTGTAAATCGGATTTACTCCCCATTATTATTCCGACTTTTGCCATTATAACCTCCTTAATGCCTTTTGAGCTATATCTTTTCTAAAGTGCATATCTTTAAAATTAATTTTTTCGACTGCCGAATATACAAGCTTTATGGTATCTTTCAAATTTTCCCCTCTTGCTGTTACAGCCAGCACTCTGCCGCCATTGGTTAATACTTTTCCATTTTCCAATTTAGTGCCTGCATGAAATACTTTTACATTATCAATCTCTTCTGCAGAATCTATCCCTGTAATTTCATAACCCTTTGCATAATCTTTAGGATACCCCCCTGAAGCTATCACAACACAAACAGTAGGGTCATTATACCAACTTATTTCTGCATCTTTTAAATTTTGACTTATGCAAGCATCAAAAATCTCAAGAAGGTCTGATTCCAATCTCATTAAAATTGGTTGAGTCTCTGGGTCGCCAAATCTGCAGTTAAACTCCAAAACCTTTACGTCCTCACCATCAATCATTAAACCTGCATAAATAATACCTTTATAAACTATTCCTCGATTTTTAAGCTCAGTTACCAAAGGGTATGCAATTTTGTTTAGGGCAAAATTATAAAGCTTTTCGGTCATAACTGGGGCAGGGGAGTAAGCACCCATTCCTCCAGTATTTGGTCCTTTGTCATTATCATAAACAGGTTTGTGGTCTTGACTTGAAACCATAGGTATGACAGTTAATCCATCCGTAAAAGCTAAAAAGGAAGCCTCTTCACCTTTTAAAAACTCTTCTATTACCACTTTGTTGCCCGCTTCTCCAAATATATTATCTACAAATATTTCTTTGAGAGCATTAATTGCTTCCTCAACAGTGGTTGCAACGGTAACACCTTTACCGGCTGCAAGACCGTCAGCTTTGACAACTATCGGAGCCCCTTTTTCCAAAACATATTTTTTAGCACTTTCAAAATCGGAAAACTCACTGTAAAAAGCGGTAGGGATATTTGCCGATACCATAATCTCTTTGCAAAAAGCTTTGCTTGCTTCGATTCGTGCGGCATCTTTTTTGGGCCCGAATATTTTAAGGCCTTCTGACTCAAATCTATCTACAATCCCTAACGCAAGGGGGTCTTCTGGGCCAACTACGGTCATGTAGATATCATTTTCTTTAGCAAACTTTATCAGTTTATCAAAGTCGGTAACTTTTATATCCACATTTTGGCATTTGTTTTCTTTTGCCGTTCCACCGTTACCGGGGGCGCAGAAGATTGTTTTTATATTTTCATTCTGCGAGAGTTTCCATGCTATTGCATGCTCCCTTCCGCCTGAGCCTATGAGTAAAATATTCATTTTTTACCTCTTTTTAATGTTTAAAATGTCTTATTCCGGTAAATACCATCGCTATATTGTGTTCATTGCAAGCTTCGATGACCTCTTCATCCCTTATTGAGCCACCCGGCTGAATAATTGCAGTTATACCTCTGCCTGCAGCTTCATCAACACTGTCTCTGAACGGGAAAAATGCGTCACTTGCCATTACACACCCCTGAAGTGGGCTTCTTGCCTTATCTGCGGCAATTTTAGATGAGTCTACACGGCTCATTTGCCCTGCTCCTACTCCGATTGTTCTGTCACTTTTGGCGTAAACAATTGCATTGGATTTGACATGTTTTGCAACCTTCCATGCAAATTCCAAAGCCTTATATTCATCTTCAGTAGGCTTTCTTTTGGTT
Proteins encoded in this window:
- the dnaJ gene encoding molecular chaperone DnaJ, whose product is MTKQNYYEILGVDKNASQDEIKKAYRKLARKYHPDINPNNKEAEEKFKIVSEAYAVLSDPEKRKQYDTLGHDAFTSGGQGYDFSNMNFEDLRNFKSHGFDIFGDIFDEIFGGGRRGKRTSSSATLKGEDIYYTINIPFRDVIFGNTYEISVNRKVVCKKCFGKGGNKTICPSCQGTGVSGQKSGFISMMSTCKSCGGSGEAFTSVCSECHGSGFKSVTEKLKIKIPAGVDNNSKIRIANKGNEGLNGGKSGDLYIVTNVTPHNFYKRQGNNLYIDVEVDMFEAALGEKITVPTPYGAVNINIPSGTQPNQQLRIRGKGVPKINSDIKGDLYVNITVKIPQIAIEQDRQSLKSMKNRYNVADRKNILSKGQL
- a CDS encoding Hsp20/alpha crystallin family protein gives rise to the protein MAIVRWDPFKDIMSLQERINKIFDETVQQDRKSQYGDWYPPVDIFEKEDGITIIMEIPGVSESDIDLQITDGVLTVRGEKKLPYEKNNENFYRLERNFGKFARSFSLPNTVDQNKVKASLKEGILKIEIGKKDEIKPKVIKVEKED
- a CDS encoding energy transducer TonB, which encodes MENRRIIIFVIVSAIIHFLVFKYTVFEKPEKPKEKLTYVDIIDKKPEVKPEKPAEKPNILSDRDMHLNKKTENLNEKPPVEEKKIIRPLIVQKEKPVIMDKKPEEKKLTEKKVLQEDNVKEKIVEPNKSNIEIIEEKQKSVEQNEPNILDNKTLAKNILNPSEIINDIANYSLGSSKEGEDTVNFNSMKFKYASYFYKFKKNLYNVWTYPSQSILKGEEGTVRIKFSILKDGTITNIQVVSSSGYPDLDKAAVNALNTMGKVPLSDSFSLKVLNVDGYFNYQLGFRGIY
- a CDS encoding archease, whose product is MIGFNIIETTADIGIEASGTDEMELVENSLKGLYFICFDKLPNILESVEKVKQAFESLDELVFSLLEESIFALFTKKLLIQVISISKINNLYEVIYEKVKTDEEIQTEIKAVTKHCYKVERVDSIYKVMVIFDI
- a CDS encoding radical SAM protein; the protein is MNKDWTLKWMAWEITAKCNLNCVHCRSSSDIHSAEGKFTLDKCKALLDDIATFASPVIVLSGGEPLMRKDVFDIAKYGTDKGFRMCMATNGVLVDDEVCKKIKSSGIKIVSLSLDGSTPEIHDDFRGQKGAFEGVMRAADYFNKHGIKFIINSSFTKRNQEDIPNVYKLAKKLGATAWYMFLIVPTGRGEDIMKELVSKEDYEEILNWHYEMEKGEEEILVRPTCAPQYYRIWHERSKEDGTDKTRRSLTFSTGGGKGCIAAQSICFVNSEGDVLPCSYFPMAAGNIFKQSLKDIWENSKLFKDLRSFKDYEGKCGVCKHLGVCGGCRARAYAVTGSYMAEEPFCDYVPSNYKCC
- a CDS encoding putative sulfate exporter family transporter is translated as MKKILFFVMLIASATPFVKSHHALLMGILLGLIFQNPYPKESAKASKQLLKLAVVGLGFGVPLYKVIEVGKNSILFTFVGIIFVISVGFIIGKYMKIEPNSNKLISFGTAICGGSAIAALSPVIDANEKEIAISLGVVFSLNALGLILFPPIGHILGMSQHAFGAWAALAIHDTSSVVGATSVYGNEALMVGTTVKLSRALWIAPFVIFFSLKNRKGGKVNLPYFILFFILAAFVNSYFHSLKTFWDLLYISSKQLLVITLFLIGTGITKDTLKKVGLKPILFGIVLWIIVGISSYFAVISFNLI
- a CDS encoding threonylcarbamoyl-AMP synthase, whose product is MLILNSNKNNFINVFFQAHLKNEPVIFPTDTIYGIGAFFDDEKANNKIFELKERDTTKPFPILISDFSQLEMLKVSITDLQKSILEKYWPGRFTFLLKTKLNYKYCVLESKIAVRMVRDLPIYEMIAHFNKPVTATSANLSRQPYKPSIKYIINTFADKVKYVLVKNDNNDKPSTIIDLTTTPFNIIRNPYNISLDNL
- the purE gene encoding 5-(carboxyamino)imidazole ribonucleotide mutase; this encodes MAKVGIIMGSKSDLQIAENVIAVLEEFEVEYEVIVSSAHRTPERTSEWARNAEANGIEAIIAIAGAAAHLAGVVASESNLPIIAVPVAATSLAGFDALLSMVQMPGGIPVATMAIGNAGARNAGIFACQILAVKYQHINERLKKYRQSIKDKVYKDNEAVQEILKERKK
- the purD gene encoding phosphoribosylamine--glycine ligase, with the translated sequence MNILLIGSGGREHAIAWKLSQNENIKTIFCAPGNGGTAKENKCQNVDIKVTDFDKLIKFAKENDIYMTVVGPEDPLALGIVDRFESEGLKIFGPKKDAARIEASKAFCKEIMVSANIPTAFYSEFSDFESAKKYVLEKGAPIVVKADGLAAGKGVTVATTVEEAINALKEIFVDNIFGEAGNKVVIEEFLKGEEASFLAFTDGLTVIPMVSSQDHKPVYDNDKGPNTGGMGAYSPAPVMTEKLYNFALNKIAYPLVTELKNRGIVYKGIIYAGLMIDGEDVKVLEFNCRFGDPETQPILMRLESDLLEIFDACISQNLKDAEISWYNDPTVCVVIASGGYPKDYAKGYEITGIDSAEEIDNVKVFHAGTKLENGKVLTNGGRVLAVTARGENLKDTIKLVYSAVEKINFKDMHFRKDIAQKALRRL